One Streptomyces dangxiongensis genomic window, GCCACCCTCGTCAGGCCCGAGGACCGGCTCACGGTCACCGACTTCGCCGTACGCGCGCGTACCGTGTCCGCCACGCTGCTCGGCTACTCCTCGGACGCCGTGCCCAGTTGCTGCCCCGACCTGAGGACCCCGGCCGCCTGGCAGTGGAACGGCAGTGCCTTCATCCGCTCCACGGGGTCCGCCCACAGCGTCTGAACCGGGCTCACTCCGCCTCGGGGCCGTACACCTCGACCCTGTCCTGAACGCGCCGCACATGGATGCACTCGCCGGGACACTCCTTCGCCGAGTCCACCACGTCCGCCAGCAGCGGCAGCGGTACCGGCGTGGCCGCGCCCGCCCGGGGCCTGGAGCAGTTCGTCGTCCGCGCCCTTCACATAGGCCAGCCCGTCGATGTCCAGCTCGAACACCTCGGGGGCGTACTGGGCGCAGATGCCGTCGCCGGTACACAGGTCCTGGTCGATCCAGACCTCCAGCACCTCGCCGCCCGGGGCCTCCTGCTGCACGGTCATGTCTCCTGCCGTCGGTTCGCCGGGCGGTCCGGGTGCCGCGAGGGCCGGCCGGGTCCGCTCCAGCGGCTGTTGGACACCCTCGACCCTACCTCCGCCCGGTTCACGTCCGGTCCGGGCCGGTCCGGGGGTTTCCGGAGCCTCCCGCTCGGGTACCAGCGCCGGACCGGGACAGGGGTGCCCCGGCGGCCGGATCGATCACTTCAGGCCGTCCTGACGGTGACCGCCTCTGTCGATCTCGTCGCTCTGCGTGATGATCGTGCGAGCGGTCCGAGGGCTGCCCTCATCCGGGCCGATCGGCCCGGAACGGACAACTCCGGCCAGTCGCGGAGGGTTTCGACCGCGCCACGCACGGAACCGGCTGCTTCCCCCTCACGTTCAGTGGGTATCCCCTCCGTGCGAGGGAGTGCGCGCCGGGTGACCGACGACACACCTTGACAGTCTTTGTGATCTAGGGGTTTCAATCGACACCCACCCAGGTAGGGTCTGGAAGCGTCCAGCTCCCCTTGGAGGAGGTGAGGACCGTGGCAGCCCACGACGACGACATGAACCGCGGCATCCGCCCGGGACGCGGGTCCGACGACCCGGCCGGGCAGATCGCCTACCTTGAGCAGGAGATCGCCGTCCTGCGACGCAAGCTCGCCGACTCTCCGCGGCACACGAGGATTCTCGAAGAGCGGATCGTCGAGCTACAGACGAACCTGGCCGGCGTGTCCGCCCAGAACGAACGACTGGCCAACACCCTCCGCGAGGCCCGCGACCAGATCGTGGCCCTCAAGGAGGAGGTCGACCGGCTCGCCCAGCCGCCCGCCGGCTTCGGTGTCTTCCTCCAGGCGAACGAGGACGGCACCGCGGACATCTTCACCGGTGGCCGCAAGCTCCGGGTGAACGTCAGCCCGAGCGTCGAACTCGACGACCTCCGGCGCGGCCAGGAGGTCATGCTCAACGAGGCGCTCAACGTGGTCGACGCCATGGAGTACGAGCGCGTCGGCGACATCGTCACCCTCAAGGAGATCCTGGAGGACGGCGAGCGCGCCCTCGTCCTGGGGCACACCGATGAGGAACGGGTGGTGCGGCTCGCCGAGCCGCTGCTGGACGTCACCATCCGCGCCGGCGACGCCCTCCTGCTCGAACCCCGCTCCGGCTACGTCTACGAGGTCGTGCCCAAGAGCGAGGTCGAGGAGCTGGTCCTCGAAGAGGTCCCCGACATCGGCTACGAGCAGATCGGCGGCCTCGGCAACCAGATCGAGGCCATCCGCGACGCGGTCGAGCTGCCGTACCTCTACCCGGACCTGTTCAAGGAGCACGAGCTGCGCCCGCCCAAGGGCGTCCTGCTCTACGGCCCGCCCGGCTGCGGCAAGACGCTCATCGCCAAGGCCGTCGCGAACTCGCTGGCCAAGAAGGTCGCCGAGGTCACCGGCCAGGCCGCCGGCAAGAGCTTCTTCCTGAACATCAAGGGCCCCGAGCTGCTCAACAAGTACGTCGGCGAGACGGAGCGGCAGATCCGCCTCGTCTTCCAGCGTGCTCGTGAGAAGGCCAGCGAGGGCACCCCCGTGATCGTCTTCTTCGACGAGATGGAGTCCCTCTTCCGCACCCGTGGCTCCGGTGTCAGCTCGGACGTGGAGAACACCATCGTCCCGCAGCTGCTCGCCGAGATCGACGGCGTGGAAGGCCTCCAGAACGTGGTCGTGATCGGCGCCTCCAACCGTGAGGACATGATCGACCCGGCCATCCTGCGCCCCGGCCGGCTCGACGTGAAGATCAAGATCGAGCGTCCGGACGCCGAGGCGGCCAAGGACATCTTCGGCAAGTACCTCACCGAGCGTCTGCCGCTGCACACGGACGACGTCGACGAGCACGGCGGCGACAAGACCACCACCGTCCAGAGCATGATCCAGACGGCGGTCGAGCACATGTACGCCGAGTCGGAGGAGAACCGCTTCCTGGAGGTCACCTACGCCAACGGTGACAAGGAGGTCCTCTACTTCAAGGACTTCAACTCCGGCGCCATGATCGAGAACATCGTGGGCCGGGCCAAGAAGATGGCGATCAAGGACTTCTTGGAGAAGAGCCAGAAGGGCCTGCGCGTCTCCCACCTGCTCCAGGCCTGCGTGGACGAGTTCAAGGAGAACGAGGACCTGCCCAACACCACGAACCCGGACGACTGGGCCCGGATCTCCGGAAAGAAGGGCGAGCGGATCGTGTACATCCGTACGCTCATCACCGGGAAGCAGGGCGCGGACACCGGACGCTCGATCGACACGGTGGCGAACACCGGTCAGTACCTGTAGAGGCAGGGCGGCTGCGGGTGCCCTCGACGGGTACCCGCAGCCGACTGTTTTCAGGGCCACGACCGGAGCAGCCAATGACGCAAATGATCTCCCCACCAGCGCAAAGGCGTTCTAGGCTCGTTCCTGCCGCCGAGTCGCGCCGTGCGGGAACGGGCACCGCACACGCACCGGAGCGCCAGCGGTACATGAGCGGCGCCCACGACCGAGGGTGCCGCCGGGCAAGGAGGGCCGCATGACCGTACGGCGAGTAATGGGAATCGAGACGGAGTACGGGATCTCCGTCCCCGGCCACCCGAACGCCAATGCCATGCTCACCTCGTCCCAGATCGTCAACGCCTACGCGGCCGCGATGCACCGGGCCCGCCGGGCCCGCTGGGACTTCGAGGAGGAGAACCCGCTGCGGGACGCGCGAGGCTTCGACCTCGCCCGGGAGACCGCCGACTCCAGCCAGCTCACCGACGAGGACATCGGCCTCGCCAACGTGATCCTCACCAACGGCGCGCGCCTCTACGTCGACCACGCCCACCCCGAGTACAGCGCCCCCGAGGTCACCAACCCCCGTGACGCCGTCCTCTGGGACAAGGCGGGTGAGCGGATCATGGCCGAGGCCGCCGAGCGGGCCGCGCAGCTACCGGGAGCCCAGCAGATCCACCTCTACAAGAACAACACCGACAACAAGGGCGCCTCCTACGGCACGCACGAGAACTACCTGATGAAGCGGGAGACCCCCTTCTCGGACATCGTGCGCCACCTCACGCCCTTCTTCGTCTCCCGCCAGGTCTTCGCCGGAGCGGGCCGCGTCGGCATCGGCCAGGACGGCCACGAGCACGGCTTCCAGCTCAGCCAGCGCGCGGACTACTTCGAGGTCGAGGTCGGCCTGGAGACCACGCTCAAGCGCCCGATCATCAACACCCGCGACGAGCCGCACGCGGACGCGGAGAAGTACCGCCGGCTGCACGTGATCATCGGTGACGCCAACCTCTCGGAGATCTCCACCTACCTCAAGCTCGGCACGACCGCCCTGGTCCTGTCCATGATCGAGGACGGCTTCATCGCCGTGGACCTGGCCGTCGACCAGCCCGTGCGCACCCTGCACCAGGTCTCGCACGACCCGTCCCTGAAGCGCCTGGTCACCCTGCGCAGCGGACGCACGCTCACCGCGGTCCAGCTACAGATGGAGTACTTCGAACTGGCCCGCAAGTACGTCGAGGAACGCTTCGGCGCCGACGCCGACGACCAGACCAAGGACGTCCTCGGCCGCTGGGAGGACACCCTGACCCGGCTGGAGCGCGACCCGATGAGCCTGGCCGGCGAGCTGGACTGGGTGGCCAAGCGGGAGGTGATGGAGGGTTACCGCCGCCGGGACGACCTTGACTGGGACGCCGCGCGGCTGCACCTGGTCGACCTCCAGTACGCCGACGTCCGCGCCGAGAAGGGCGTCTACAACCGCCTGGTGGCCCGTGGGCGCATGAAACGGCTGCTGGACGAGGGCGAGGTCGAGCGGGCCCGTACGAAGCCGCCGGAGGACACGCGCGCGTACTTCCGCGGCCGTTGCCTGGAGCAGTACGCGGACGACGTGGCCGCGGCGAGCTGGGACTCGGTCATCTTCGATCTCCCCGGCCGTGACTCTCTCCAGCGCGTTCCAACCCTGGAACCGCTACGCGGAACGCGAAATCACGTCAAGGAGCTTCTGGACCGCTGTCGCACCGCGGAAGACCTGGTCAGGGTCCTGTCCGGCGGGTGAGCAGTGTCAGGGGGGTACTCGGTGCGGCCCCGGGCGGACAGGGTGGAAAGCCCACCGTCCGGGAATCATCGGGATGGCCCCCGTTCGTTGGAGAAACTGCGGGGCCGATGTCGGACCCGGCTTGTAGGGTCTGATCATCACCGATCGGCAGGCGAACTGAGCGGGGTGAGGGTTATGGCGACCAAGGACACGGGCGGCGGCCAGCAGAAGGCCACGCACTCGACCGAACAGGCCGAGGAGCAGACGCAGGACGCGCAGGCGCAGGACGACCTCAAGGAGCGGCACGAGAAGCTCTCCGACGACGTGGACTCCGTCCTGGACGAGATCGACGACGTACTCGAGGAAAACGCTGAGGATTTCGTGCGGTCCTTCGTGCAGAAGGGTGGCCAGTAGGCCTGCTCTCCCCTTCGGATCGATGGTCCGGGGGCGTCGGAGTGGTGAGTGGCCGGCGAACGGACGACGAAGCACTGCTCGCGGCCGGAGAAGTCCGGGCCGCGGGCAGTCCTCGTCCCCGGGAACGGCTTCGGCCGGGCAGGTGGATCACCGTCACCGGCCGGGTAAGGTCCGTGGCATACCGTGCTTCAACCGCAATTCGGCCATCGGCAGGTGGGGGGAAGACGCCCCGGGCTGCCCGCCGGACTGCCGCTATGTGGAAGGAAACTCGTGGAAGCCAATACTCGTGGCACCGGGCGTCTACCAGCTGCCTTCCTGACGCCAGGATCCTCCTCATTCATGGACTTCCTCTCCGAGCACCAGCCCGCTCTGCTGCCCGGCAACCGGAAGCTGCCCGCCCACGCAGGGCGTGATCGAGGCGCCGCACGGCACGACGATCGTCGCCGTCACCTTCCCCGGAGGCGTCGTGCTCGCCGGTGACCGCCGGGCGACCATGGGCAACGTCATCGCGCAGCGGGACATCGAGAAGGTCTTCCCGGCCGACGAGTACTCGGCCGTCGGCATCGCCGGCACCGCCGGTCTGGCCGTCGAGATGGTCAAGCTCTTCCAGCTCGAGCTGGAGCACTTCGAGAAGGTCGAGGGGGCCCAGCTCTCCCTGGAGGGCAAGGCCAACCGACTGTCGACGATGATCCGTTCCAACCTCGGCATGGCCATGCAGGGCCTGGCCGTGGTGCCCCTGTTCGCCGGGTACGACCTGGACCGCGAGCGGGGACGCATCTTCTCCTACGACGTCACGGGCGGCCGTTCCGAGGAGCACAACTTCGCCGCGACGGGCTCGGGCTCGGTCTTCGCGCGCGGTGCGATGAAGAAACTGTTCCGCAACGACCTGACCGAGGAGCAGGCCGCCACGCTCGTGGTCCAGGCCCTCTACGACGCGGCTGACGACGACTCGGCGACCGGCGGTCCCGATGTCGCCCGCCGGATCTATCCGATCATCACCGTGATCACCGAGGACGGCTTCCGCCGGCTCACCGACGAGGAGTCGTCCGGGCTCGCGCGCGCGGTGCTCCAGAAGCGCCTGGAGGAGCCGGACGGCCCCAAGGCCGCCCTGCTCTGAGCGCGGCCCCGTTCTCATCGAGGTGATCCAGTGACCAAGACAGAAAGGGACGGATAACCGGTGTCGACGCCGTTCTATGTCTCACCCCAGCAGGCCATGGCCGACCGGGCGGAGTACGCCCGCAAGGGCATCGCCCGCGGCCGCAGCCTGGTCGTGCTCCAGTACGCCGACGGCATCGTGTTCGTCGGCGAGAACCCGTCCCGCGCGCTGCACAAGTTCAGCGAGATCTACGACCGGATCGGCTTCGCGGCGGCCGGCAAGTACAACGAGTACGAGAACCTGCGCATCGGCGGCGTGCGCTACGCCGACCTGCGCGGGTACACCTACGACCGTGACGACGTCACGGCCCGCGGCCTGGCCAACGTCTACGCCCAGACGCTGGGCACGATCTTCTCCTCGGCGGCCGAGAAGCCGTACGAGGTGGAGCTGGTGGTGGCCGAGGTGGGGGAGACCCCCGAGGGCGACCAGATCTACCGGCTGCCGCACGACGGTTCCATCGTGGACGAGCACGGCTCGGTCGCGGTGGGCGGCAACGCCGAGCAGATCAGCAGCTTCCTGGGCCAGCGCCACCGCGACGGCATGAGCCTCGCGGAGGCCCTGAAGCTGGCCGTGCAGGCCCTGTCCCGGGACACCAACGGCAGCGAGCGGGAGATCCCCGCCGAGCGGCTGGAGGTCGCCGTGCTGGACCGCACGCGTCCGCAGAAGCGCAAGTTCAAGCGCATCGTCGGCCGTCAGCTCGGCCGCCTGCTCGAGGCGGGCGGCGCGACCACGGAGGCGGAGAGCGCCGAGGAGGAGTGACCCCCCTCGGCGCAGGTGTGCCCCGGCCGGTCCTCCGGCCGGGGCACCTGCCGTTCCGGCGGCGGTGACCGGCCCGGGCCGGCTCCGGCCGTCCGCTCCCGCGGCGCGAGCCCGGCACGATCCGGACGAGAGGCCCTAGACCTCCCGAGGCGGTGCCGTGGAGGCTCGGACGACCAGTTCGACGGGGATGTCCCCGCTCTCCGGCGCACGGCCCTCCAGTACCGCCAGCAGGGCCCGCATCCCGCGCTCGCCGAACAGCTCGGCGTCCAGTCGTACGGTCGTCAGCTCGGGGTCGAGCGCGGTGGCCAGTGCCAGGTCGTCCAGGCCGGTGACCGAGACGTCGTCCGGGACGCGCAGGCCGAGGCGGCGCAGCGCCTTGTACGCGCCCGCGGCGAGCTTGTCGTCGTCGCAGACCACGGCCGTGGGCCGGGGGCCCGGCGCGGTGAGCGCGGCCTCGGTGGCGGCCCGCGCGCCCTCGATGGAGATCGGGGCCCGGGCCGTACGCACGTGTGTGCCCGGGACCGCGGCCAGGCGCGCCGCCAGCTCGCGCCCCCGGATCTCGAACGTCCAGGACGGCACGTCCGCGGCCAGGTGCAGCACCCGGCGGTGACCGAGGCCCAGCAGGTGCTCGGCGACCTGGCGGACGCCGTCGGTGATGTCCAGGTTGACGGTCGCGGCGCCCAGGCTGCCCGAGGGATCGCTGTCCAGCATGACCAGGGGCAGTTGGTCGCCGCGGATCGCGGTGAGGGCGTCGGCGGCCATCGAGGAGGCGATGACGCCGTCCAGGGCGGCCTGCGCGGAGGCGAAGGGGTCGCGGGCCGGGCCGATGCCCTCGGGCGAGGGGTAGAGCACGACGCCGAAGCCGTGCTCGGCCGCCACGCGCGCGGCGCCCGTGTAGACCCCGGCGAAGAACTCCGTTGTCAGGGCGGGCACCACGAGCAGGACGGTACGGGTGTGGCCGAGGCGGAGGTTGCGGGCGGCGAGGTTGGGCCGGTAGCCCAGCTCGCGCGCGGCCTCCCGGACCCGTTCGGCGGTGGCCTCGGACACCCGGCCGCGCCACTTGTCGCCCAGCACGAGGGAGACGGCCGCCTGGGAGACCCCGGCCGCGCGGGCGACGTCACGGCTGGTCGGGCGGGTGCTGCTGTGTGCCACCGCGGGCCTGCTCCTCTGCTTGCGGTCGTCGGCCCGGGCGCGTGGGCGCCGTGCGGGTCACTGACGGCCGTCTGGACGTGTGAACAGCGCACATGGTACGTATGGATGGGGACGTTATACGTAACACTTCGGGCCGTCGAGGCGTCCCGCGAGCCACGGAAGGGCACGACATGGCCACGGGATACCTGGAGATCCTCAGAGCGCGGCACGCGTGCCGGCTGCTCACCGGCACCCTGGTGGGCCGCCTGCCCAACGCCACCGCCGCCATCGCCCTGGTGCTCTTCGTCCGCGCCGAGGGCGGCTCCTACAGCCTCGCCGGTGCCCTCGCCGCGGTGTACGGCGTCGCCAACGCCGTGGGCCAGCCGGTCCTGGGCCGGCTCGTGGACCTGTACGGCCAGCCGCGCGTCCAGCTTCCCGCGGCGGTCCTCGCGGCCCTGTCGATGACCGCCTTCGCCTTCCTGGGCACCGGCTCGCTCCCCCTCGCCCACGCGACCGTGGCCGCGGCCGGCCTGTTCACCCCGCCCCTGGAGGGCGGACTGCGCGCCCTGTGGCCGTCCGTGCTGCGCCGCGAGGACCAGGTGCACACCGCGTACGCCATGGACGCGATCGCGCAGGAGATCATGTTCACCGCCGGCCCGCTGCTGGTGACCCTGTGCGTGTCCCTGTGGGACGAGCGCGCCGCCCTGCTCGTGCTGAACCTCCTCGGCGTGCTGGGCGCGCTCTCCGTGGTCCTCTCGCCGCCCTCGCGCGCGTGGCGCTCCGCCCCGCGCGAGGCGCACTGGCTGGGCGCCCTGCGCTCACCCGGCCTGCTCGCGCTGCTCGCGGCCTTCCTGTTCGTCGGCATCGCCCTGGGCTCCATCACGGTCGCCTCGGTGTCGTACGCCGACGGGCACGGCGGTGACGCGGTCTACGGCTGGCTCATGGCCGGGCTCGGCCTCGGCGCGCTCGCCGGCGGCAGCGTCTACGGCGCCCGCCGGTGGGCCGGCGCGCCCGAACGGCGACTGACGGTGCTGGTGGCCCTGCTGGCGGTCTGTTACCTGCCGCTGACGCTGACGCCGGGCACGGCCGCCATGGTGCTGCTCAGCGTGGTCTCCGGAGTATTCCTGGCGCCGTGCATCGCCTGCGCGTTCATCATCGTCGACCGGCACGCGCCGGCCGGGACCGTCACCGAGGCGTTCTCCTGGCTGGTGACCACGTTCACCGTGGGCGCGTCGGTCGGAACGGGTCTGGCGGGCCCGGTCGTCCAGGCCGGCGGCACCGTGTGGGGTTTCGGCCTCCCGGGCGCGGCCGGGGCCGTGTCCCTGCTGGTCCTGCTCGCCACCGGACGGGTCCTGGCGGCTCCCGCGCGGGGCGCGATCGTTGCGGCTTCACCGGAAAACGATCCAAATCGTGCTGTCGAACCCCGTTTCAGCTCGGGGGATCGGGCGTAATGTTCCCTCATGGACCGCCGCATTTTCGGGCTGGAGAACGAGTACGGCGTCACGTGCACGTTCAGGGGACAGCGCCGCCTGTCTCCTGACGAGGTGGCGCGGTACCTCTTCCGCCGTGTCGTGTCATGGGGCCGCAGCAGCAATGTGTTTCTGCGCAACGGCGCCCGGCTCTATCTCGACGTGGGCTCACATCCGGAATACGCGACCCCCGAGTGTGACAACGTGACCGAACTGGTCACCCACGACAAAGCCGGCGAGCGCATTCTCGAAGGACTCCTGGTGGACGCGGAACGACGCCTGCACGAGGAGGGCATCGCGGGCGACGTCTACCTCTTCAAGAACAACACCGACTCGGCGGGCAACTCCTACGGCTGCCACGAGAACTACCTGGTGGCCCGGCACGGGGAATTCTCCCGGCTCGCGGACATCCTCATCCCCTTCCTGGTCACCCGGCAGTTGCTGTGCGGCGCGGGCAAGGTGCTCCAGACCCCGCGCGGCGCCGTCTACTGCGTCAGCCAGCGCGCGGAGCACATCTGGGAGGGCGTCTCCTCGGCGACGACCCGCTCCCGGCCCATCATCAACACCCGCGACGAACCGCACGCGGACGCCGAGCGCTACCGCCGGCTGCACGTCATCGTCGGCGACTCGAACATGTCCGAGACGACCATGCTGCTCAAGGTCGGCGCCACCGACCTGGTGCTGCGCATGATCGAGGCGGGCACCGTGATGCGCGATCTCACCCTGGAGAACCCGATCCGGGCGATCCGCGAGGTCAGCCACGACATCACCGGCCGGCGCAAGGTGCGCCTGGCCAGCGGCCGGGAGGCCTCCGCACTGGAGGTGCAGCGCGAGTACTTCGACAAGGCCGTGGACTTCTGCGAGCGCCGGGGCATCCGCACCGGCACGGTCGCCGAGGTCCTGGACCTGTGGGGCCGCACGCTGGACGCGATCGAGGCCGAGGACCTCGACCGGATCGCCACCGAGATCGACTGGGTCATGAAGTACAAGCTCATCGAGCGGTACCGGGCCAAGCACAACATGACCATGTCGCACCCGAGGGTCGCGCAGATAGACCTCGCCTACCACGACATCCACCGCCGTCGTGGCCTGTACTACCTGCTGGAGAAGAAGGGCCAGGCCGCCCGGATCTGCAACGACCTGAAGATCTTCGAGGGCAAGTCCGTTCCCCCGCAGACCACTCGGGCCCGGCTGCGCGGCGACTTCATCCGGCGGGCGCAGGAACAGAGCAGGGACTTCACCGTCGACTGGGTCCACCTGAAGCTCAACGACCAGGCGCAGCGCACCGTGTTGTGCAAGGACCCGTTCCGTTCGGTGGACGACCGGGTGGAGAAGCTGATCGCCGGAATGTAGCGAAGGACGAAGTCAGGCGTCTCGGCTCGCAGGAGCCGGAACGCCACACGGGCGCCGTACGTTTTCCGTACGGCGCCCTTCTCACGCCGTAGAGTTGCGCGCACGCCATCCGCAAGACCGACCGATTACGAGGCTCTCCGTGCGCCGACGCTCACTCCTCCTCGCCGCTGTCCCCGCAGGACTGGTCACGCTCGCCGCCTGCGGTGACGACTCGTCCGACTCCGGCAAGACCAGTGCCTCGCCGTCGCCGTCGGCGTCCGCCGCGCCCCCGCCCAAGATCGTGGACGGACCGCTGCCGGCGGTCACGTCGGGCACGAAGTTCGGTGAGAAGCCGGTCATCGCCAAGGGGCCGGGCGACCCGTCGAAGAACCTCGCGGTCAAGACGCTGATCCCGGGCAGTGGCCGCACGGTCGCGGAGAACGACTTCGTCCAGGCGAGCTACCTCGGCCAGATCTGGGACACCGCCAAGGTCTTCGACAACTCCTACGACCGCAATCGCGCGCTGGTCATGCAGCTCGCCCAGGGCAGCATCATCGACGGCTGGCGGTACGCCCTGGCCGGCAAGAGGACCGGCAGCCGGGTCCAGATCGCCGTGCCGCCCGCCCTGGGTTACGGCAAGTCGGGCCAGCCGGACGCCGGCATCAAGGGCACCGACACCCTGGTCTTCGTCATCGACCTCATCGACTCCTTCAACTCCAAGAGCTCCGCCAAGGGCAAGCCGGTCGCGCAGAACGACTCGGCACTGCCGAAGGTGGCCACCAACACCGACGGCCAGGTGCCCAAGGTCACCGTCCCCAAGTCGGACCCGCCGAAGAAGCTCGTCTCGGAGTACGTCCTGGAGGGCGACGGCCCCGAACTGAAGGCCGACCAGACGGTCCTGTGCCAGTTCCAGGGCCTGGTCTGGGAGGGCGGCAAGACCTTCCAGCGGACGTACGGCTCCGGCCGGCTCAGCCAGTTCGCCCTGGAGCAGATGCAGCAGGCGGTCAAGGGCCTGGCGCAGGGACTGACCGGCAAGAAGGTGGGCAGCCGGGTCCTGATCGTCGTCCCGCCGGAGCTGGGCTACGGCGACAACCCGCCGAGCGGCGGGGTCATCAGGAAGGGCTCCACCCTGGTGTTCACGGTGGACATCCTCGCGGCGATGTAGGCCGGGGACGCCCGGAGCGGGCGCGGGGCCCGCGATGATGAAAGACTGTCCGCGTTCCGTGTCGTACACAAGCAGGAGCTTTTGACGTGAGCATCGACAAGCCCGAGATCGACTTCCCGGAGGGCGCGCCCCCGGCCGACCTCGAGATCAAGGACATCTGGGAGGGCGACGGCCCGGTCGCCCAGGCGGGCCAGAACGTCACCGTCCACTACGTGGGCGTCGCCTTCAGCACCGGCGAGGAGTTCGACGCAAGCTGGAACCGCGGTACTCCGTTCCGCTTCCCGCTGGGCCAGGGCCGGGTCATCAAGGGCTGGGACCAGGGCGTGCAGGGCATGAAGGTCGGTGGCCGCCGCCAGTTGACCATCCCCGCCCACCTCGCCTACGGCGACCAGAGCCCGACCCCGGCGATCAAGCCCGGCGAGACGCTCATCTTCGTGGTCGACCTGCTCGGCGTCTGATCCACGGCCCGGATCCGACCGGATCCGATCACCTGGGGCCCATGCCTGTTCGGGCGTGGGCCCTCGGCTTTTGCCACCGCCCCGCGGAGCGGTACGGTCATCGGTCAGAAGCACCATAGGGAAGGCGAAGGGCGTCGATGGCCATTGCCAAGGCCGAGCGGCTGATGAACCTCGCGCTGTGCCTGCTCGGCACGCGACGGCCGCTCAGCAAGCGCGAGCTGCGCGCGTCCATCGAGGCCTACCTCGAAGCGGGGAGCGACGACTCCTTCAACCGCATGTTCGAGCGGGACAAGGACGACCTGCGCGAGCTGGGACTCGTCATCGAGACCGTCGAGAACATCGAGGGCGAGGTCGGCTACCTCGCCCGCCGCGACAGCAACCGCCTGCCCCCCATCACCCTGGACGCCGAGGAGGCCGCCGCCCTCGGCCTCGCCGCCAAGGTCTGGCAGCAGGCCCGGCTGGCCGGCGCGGCCAGCGGAGCCCTGCAGAAACTGCGCGCGGCGGGCCTGCCCGAGGACGTCGACCCGTACGAGGCGCACAGCGCCCTGGAACCGCGCATCCCGGTGCACGAGGCCGCCTTCGAGCCGCTGATGCTGGCCCTGCGCGACCGCCGCCCGGTCCTCTTCGAGTACCGCAAGGCCTCCGCCGCCCGTCCCGAGCCCCGGCACGTCGAGCCGTGGGCGCTGGAGTGCTGGCGCGGCCACTGGTACCTGGCCGGCTGGGACCGCGACCGGGGCGCCGAGCGCGTCTTCCGCCTCTCCCGGATCACCGGCAGGGTCCGCTCCCGGGGCACGGGTTTCACCGCTCCCGTGCCGGACGTCGTCACCGTGCGGGAGACCGTCGCGGGCTGGGCCGGCGAGATCGCCGACCGCTCGGCGCTGATCCGGCTGCGCTCCGGCGCCGGGTACCCCCTTCGGGCGAAGGCCACCGCGGTCCGCGAACTCGGCGACGGCTGGGACGAGTTGGAGATTCCGTACGGGCACGGCCTGGACGCCTGGCTGGTGGAGTTCGGACCGGACG contains:
- the pafA gene encoding Pup--protein ligase, which gives rise to MDRRIFGLENEYGVTCTFRGQRRLSPDEVARYLFRRVVSWGRSSNVFLRNGARLYLDVGSHPEYATPECDNVTELVTHDKAGERILEGLLVDAERRLHEEGIAGDVYLFKNNTDSAGNSYGCHENYLVARHGEFSRLADILIPFLVTRQLLCGAGKVLQTPRGAVYCVSQRAEHIWEGVSSATTRSRPIINTRDEPHADAERYRRLHVIVGDSNMSETTMLLKVGATDLVLRMIEAGTVMRDLTLENPIRAIREVSHDITGRRKVRLASGREASALEVQREYFDKAVDFCERRGIRTGTVAEVLDLWGRTLDAIEAEDLDRIATEIDWVMKYKLIERYRAKHNMTMSHPRVAQIDLAYHDIHRRRGLYYLLEKKGQAARICNDLKIFEGKSVPPQTTRARLRGDFIRRAQEQSRDFTVDWVHLKLNDQAQRTVLCKDPFRSVDDRVEKLIAGM
- a CDS encoding FKBP-type peptidyl-prolyl cis-trans isomerase — protein: MRRRSLLLAAVPAGLVTLAACGDDSSDSGKTSASPSPSASAAPPPKIVDGPLPAVTSGTKFGEKPVIAKGPGDPSKNLAVKTLIPGSGRTVAENDFVQASYLGQIWDTAKVFDNSYDRNRALVMQLAQGSIIDGWRYALAGKRTGSRVQIAVPPALGYGKSGQPDAGIKGTDTLVFVIDLIDSFNSKSSAKGKPVAQNDSALPKVATNTDGQVPKVTVPKSDPPKKLVSEYVLEGDGPELKADQTVLCQFQGLVWEGGKTFQRTYGSGRLSQFALEQMQQAVKGLAQGLTGKKVGSRVLIVVPPELGYGDNPPSGGVIRKGSTLVFTVDILAAM
- a CDS encoding FKBP-type peptidyl-prolyl cis-trans isomerase, yielding MSIDKPEIDFPEGAPPADLEIKDIWEGDGPVAQAGQNVTVHYVGVAFSTGEEFDASWNRGTPFRFPLGQGRVIKGWDQGVQGMKVGGRRQLTIPAHLAYGDQSPTPAIKPGETLIFVVDLLGV
- a CDS encoding helix-turn-helix transcriptional regulator — protein: MAIAKAERLMNLALCLLGTRRPLSKRELRASIEAYLEAGSDDSFNRMFERDKDDLRELGLVIETVENIEGEVGYLARRDSNRLPPITLDAEEAAALGLAAKVWQQARLAGAASGALQKLRAAGLPEDVDPYEAHSALEPRIPVHEAAFEPLMLALRDRRPVLFEYRKASAARPEPRHVEPWALECWRGHWYLAGWDRDRGAERVFRLSRITGRVRSRGTGFTAPVPDVVTVRETVAGWAGEIADRSALIRLRSGAGYPLRAKATAVRELGDGWDELEIPYGHGLDAWLVEFGPDVVVLEPAELRADVVDRLRAVAKG